A genomic segment from bacterium encodes:
- a CDS encoding S8 family serine peptidase, with protein MFRKCCLVVTLLVVAILPAIVAAAEYHPTRLIVRLDSSTSQSSLSKLSSSVHADKITPLLKGNHVASASRGAFASVYVMEFADSIDRERAESELAGQPGIAYVERDIYMVTFSDPLYVYQWGMHNVGQEYPGIIRVPGIANDSLKMLTGLEGADINRLAALAEPTDRSRVKVAIIDTGVDYEHPDLSENIWHNFDEVEGRVGFDDDFNGYVDDRYGYDFSGDDANGYSISPDSDPMDTIGHGTHCAGIVGAVTENGIGIEGVAPNVEIMCLKIFPNALASASAEAIIYAVENGAKVINASWGSPFFSAILADAVKFAVDNGVLFVAASGNSGTSTPFYPARLDETFTVGATNSFDEVTSFSTFGNWLDVCAPGQDILSLRAQDTDLYAEGGEPLLRIVEDEYYLADGTSMAAPHVTGSAALILSVAPGLSADSVRRLLVNTADRVSDPSGAVPTGFSPHGGYGRINVGRAVGLLQDDYAEIEEPRVHQIVSGLVEINGSAMSSQSANYFLEARPSSSEEWQTIATGNASIASGPIASWDSSPFDGETELRLTVGEKISFTSTVRLVNSVQVDILSPLEDDTVFSAVNITGSTSIPGFTHFELAYYSDVEPKQKVLIKRSTDLLYHKLLSEWTVGQVLPGIGTLQLDVYTDTSVVTVKRRVYIKSALAEGYPRDPGIRPHYTSVSGDIDGDGRVEVLTGSRNGIIVSEFVGNTSRVISVPRATSIESALALHDFDGDGDDEIVCVTDSGVAIINEHGDFVPGWPKMISTGYQNSGYPTPLVTDIDGDLIMEILIINFGGEIYCWHADGSSYFRTQQRIFARTGKTGTPRTFGGSYVPYIFAYDFNHDGYQDVGTLYTELRGEGGLYMYSGKDGNPLHPHIGAEVTSRDDIFGGVLADFDGDGEPEIAFAHWFSSNLAMAVSIVEADGTDLPGWPRYFPDKIQFLTPYQAAADLDNDSLPELVCVFSALDGGEVYAWNGDGTPFLASEFGRKDGFFAGTTSSLSNPLILDVDNDGELEIVSRGGALFLGKPERLLAWNLDASPVVGWPIYTYADPALVTYATHTPVSGDFDNDGLLELFMGSSDAQLYMWDLPTPAEDKSVVWGNFMHDKRNTGALPIISRPAAPPTLPTAFRLSQNYPNPFNQSTVIEFDLVAHSRVTVEIINTLGQTVATVLNHELEAGSHRLAWNGKDSNGNDLASGVYFYRLRMDRFSETRRMVLLK; from the coding sequence ATGTTCAGAAAATGTTGTCTCGTTGTCACGTTACTCGTGGTCGCGATACTGCCCGCAATTGTTGCCGCAGCGGAATATCATCCAACGCGCTTGATTGTTCGTCTTGATAGCTCAACTTCTCAGAGTTCTCTCAGCAAGTTAAGCAGCTCAGTTCACGCCGACAAAATCACACCGCTGCTCAAGGGGAATCACGTTGCTTCAGCAAGCAGGGGAGCTTTCGCCTCAGTCTATGTCATGGAATTCGCCGACTCGATTGATCGAGAACGCGCTGAATCAGAACTGGCAGGTCAGCCGGGGATTGCCTATGTCGAGCGCGATATCTATATGGTAACATTCAGCGACCCGCTCTACGTTTACCAGTGGGGGATGCACAATGTGGGGCAAGAGTACCCCGGAATCATTCGCGTACCCGGAATTGCGAATGACAGCCTGAAAATGTTGACTGGCCTTGAAGGTGCCGACATCAATCGACTCGCGGCACTGGCTGAGCCGACGGATAGGAGCCGCGTCAAGGTCGCAATCATTGACACGGGCGTGGACTACGAGCATCCCGATCTGTCGGAAAACATCTGGCACAACTTTGATGAGGTAGAAGGCCGTGTCGGATTTGATGACGATTTCAATGGCTACGTCGACGACCGCTACGGCTACGACTTTTCCGGTGACGACGCCAACGGTTATTCGATTTCGCCTGACTCCGACCCAATGGACACCATCGGGCACGGAACTCATTGTGCAGGAATTGTCGGAGCGGTGACGGAAAACGGTATCGGTATCGAGGGCGTAGCGCCAAACGTCGAGATCATGTGCCTCAAGATATTCCCCAATGCGTTAGCTTCTGCGAGCGCCGAAGCAATCATCTATGCCGTGGAGAACGGCGCCAAAGTCATCAATGCCTCATGGGGCTCGCCTTTCTTTTCAGCGATTCTTGCCGATGCAGTGAAATTCGCCGTCGATAATGGCGTGCTCTTCGTTGCAGCATCCGGCAACTCCGGCACATCGACACCATTCTATCCGGCGCGACTAGATGAAACATTCACGGTCGGTGCTACCAACTCCTTTGATGAAGTCACCAGTTTTTCGACATTTGGCAATTGGCTCGATGTCTGCGCACCGGGTCAGGACATTCTTTCATTGCGCGCGCAAGACACAGACCTGTATGCCGAAGGCGGTGAGCCGCTGCTGCGTATCGTCGAAGACGAATATTATCTTGCCGACGGCACAAGTATGGCTGCACCGCATGTTACAGGAAGCGCTGCGCTGATTCTCTCGGTAGCTCCGGGGCTTTCAGCTGATAGCGTAAGAAGACTTCTGGTGAACACTGCCGACCGCGTTTCCGATCCGAGCGGTGCTGTTCCAACCGGATTTAGTCCACATGGCGGTTATGGCCGCATCAATGTCGGCAGGGCAGTGGGATTACTTCAGGATGACTATGCAGAGATAGAAGAGCCGCGCGTACACCAAATCGTCTCTGGTTTGGTCGAGATCAACGGATCGGCTATGTCATCGCAAAGTGCCAACTACTTTCTTGAAGCAAGACCGAGCTCATCAGAGGAGTGGCAGACAATTGCGACAGGCAATGCAAGTATTGCCAGCGGACCAATCGCATCTTGGGATTCATCTCCCTTTGATGGCGAAACCGAGCTGCGCTTAACCGTCGGCGAAAAGATTTCCTTTACTTCAACAGTTCGTCTGGTCAATTCGGTTCAGGTCGACATACTGTCACCCCTCGAAGACGACACGGTCTTTTCAGCTGTCAACATTACCGGTTCAACATCGATACCAGGATTCACTCACTTCGAGTTGGCGTACTACTCAGACGTCGAACCGAAACAAAAAGTCCTCATTAAACGCTCGACCGATCTTCTTTATCACAAGCTCCTGTCGGAATGGACGGTTGGGCAAGTGCTTCCCGGAATTGGCACGCTTCAACTCGATGTTTACACTGACACTTCGGTAGTAACTGTCAAACGGCGCGTGTATATCAAGTCCGCTTTGGCAGAGGGTTATCCTCGTGACCCCGGCATTCGCCCTCACTACACTTCAGTTTCCGGCGACATTGACGGCGACGGTCGAGTAGAGGTGCTTACCGGATCACGAAATGGTATCATCGTAAGCGAGTTTGTCGGCAACACGAGTAGAGTCATCTCCGTTCCAAGGGCAACTTCGATTGAATCGGCATTAGCACTGCACGATTTCGACGGCGACGGTGATGATGAAATCGTCTGCGTCACTGATTCGGGAGTCGCGATCATCAATGAGCACGGAGACTTCGTTCCCGGCTGGCCCAAGATGATCAGTACCGGCTATCAAAACAGCGGCTATCCGACTCCGTTAGTAACTGATATCGACGGCGACTTGATTATGGAAATCCTCATTATCAATTTCGGCGGCGAGATTTATTGCTGGCATGCTGATGGATCAAGCTACTTCCGCACCCAGCAAAGGATTTTTGCGCGCACCGGCAAAACCGGTACGCCGCGCACTTTTGGCGGTTCATACGTGCCGTACATTTTTGCATATGACTTCAATCATGATGGTTACCAAGATGTCGGCACCCTCTATACCGAGTTGCGGGGCGAAGGCGGTTTGTACATGTACTCCGGCAAAGATGGCAATCCGCTGCATCCTCACATCGGTGCCGAAGTCACTTCGCGCGACGATATCTTCGGGGGTGTGCTGGCTGACTTCGACGGCGATGGCGAACCGGAGATAGCCTTTGCACATTGGTTCTCTTCCAATCTCGCGATGGCGGTTAGCATCGTCGAAGCTGATGGCACTGACCTGCCCGGATGGCCGCGCTATTTCCCTGACAAGATTCAGTTCTTGACTCCATACCAAGCCGCCGCCGATCTCGACAACGACTCGCTGCCCGAATTGGTATGTGTTTTCAGCGCACTTGATGGCGGCGAGGTCTATGCCTGGAATGGCGACGGAACACCATTCTTGGCAAGCGAGTTCGGTCGCAAGGATGGTTTCTTTGCAGGCACCACGAGTTCTTTGAGCAATCCATTGATTCTCGATGTTGATAATGACGGCGAACTGGAGATAGTCTCTCGCGGCGGCGCGCTGTTTCTCGGCAAGCCGGAACGCCTCTTGGCTTGGAATCTCGACGCTTCGCCAGTAGTAGGTTGGCCGATCTATACCTACGCAGATCCTGCACTGGTTACGTACGCCACGCACACGCCGGTCTCGGGTGACTTTGATAATGACGGTTTGCTCGAACTGTTTATGGGATCGTCGGACGCCCAGCTGTATATGTGGGATTTGCCGACACCAGCCGAAGACAAATCCGTTGTATGGGGCAATTTCATGCACGATAAACGTAATACCGGAGCCTTGCCGATAATCAGCAGACCAGCCGCGCCGCCAACATTGCCGACAGCGTTTCGACTATCGCAAAACTACCCGAATCCGTTCAACCAGTCGACAGTCATTGAATTTGACCTGGTCGCTCACTCCAGAGTTACCGTCGAGATTATCAATACGCTGGGGCAAACCGTCGCGACAGTCTTGAACCACGAGTTGGAAGCTGGCTCGCACCGTTTGGCGTGGAACGGAAAGGACTCAAACGGAAACGACTTGGCCTCTGGTGTTTACTTCTATCGACTACGCATGGACAGATTCAGCGAAACCCGAAGAATGGTGTTACTGAAGTGA
- a CDS encoding NAD(+)/NADH kinase — protein MLFGIIANRQRPGADDVIKRVIRWTEKNGHDYRLADDLRALSIDDSKLSLRHRMASECNIIVSMGGDGTLLATSREIGAAGTPILGINLGSLGFLTQVSADEVEPRLQEIVDGKHRIEQRMLLEASIVDDPEKKQHFALNDIVVDRGSLARLIQLDLFVNDEFISTYRADGLVISSPTGSTAYNSAVGGPLLNPNMEAIVASPIAPQSLAARPLLFHADDIIRIRVTSRDHACLMTVDGQTSVGVKNQTQITIRKAAHSTRLITFPNNSFYQILRTKLHWAVLPTTEK, from the coding sequence ATGTTATTCGGCATAATCGCCAACCGCCAGCGTCCGGGTGCCGATGATGTCATCAAGCGGGTAATTCGCTGGACTGAAAAAAACGGGCACGACTATCGACTCGCCGATGACCTTCGAGCACTCTCCATTGATGATTCCAAATTAAGCCTGCGACACCGCATGGCGTCCGAGTGCAATATTATCGTGTCAATGGGTGGCGATGGCACACTATTGGCAACCTCGCGCGAAATCGGGGCGGCAGGTACACCAATTCTCGGAATCAATCTCGGCTCGCTGGGATTTCTCACTCAAGTCTCTGCCGACGAGGTCGAACCGCGACTTCAGGAGATTGTCGACGGTAAGCATCGAATCGAACAACGAATGCTGCTCGAAGCATCCATCGTCGACGATCCGGAGAAGAAACAGCATTTTGCACTTAACGACATTGTTGTCGATCGCGGCAGTTTAGCGAGATTGATTCAGCTTGATTTATTTGTTAATGACGAATTCATCTCCACCTATCGTGCTGATGGACTAGTGATAAGTTCGCCGACCGGATCGACAGCCTACAATTCAGCTGTAGGCGGTCCGCTGCTTAATCCCAATATGGAAGCCATCGTCGCTTCGCCGATAGCTCCGCAATCCTTGGCCGCGCGACCGCTTCTATTTCATGCTGACGACATTATCCGAATTCGAGTGACATCTCGCGACCACGCTTGCCTGATGACCGTCGACGGGCAGACTTCGGTGGGAGTGAAGAACCAAACGCAGATAACGATTCGCAAGGCCGCTCATAGCACTCGATTGATAACCTTTCCGAACAACTCGTTTTATCAGATCCTGCGCACCAAACTCCATTGGGCAGTTTTGCCGACTACCGAAAAGTAA
- a CDS encoding T9SS type A sorting domain-containing protein has product MKDASVIVVVILLLLLPGTICATGADQFVYQSSHSFDKAIDIATSTDRIFVLSPGTLSILDAATQTPTLERIQSITISKDLVHVAAFGDIVVLASRRNLIGIYQLIENEFVHRSDFSSLDSIANLALVEDLLFVAQGYGGVNVIDLSDVANPALRQTLTEPDYALDVDMAGDYLFVLDVLNGVTVFSKSGGQFRYFDEILCETQPTDISAFKNGVAIAFGSQRSEVWYCSESNGALLERVIETDYEVSRIAVNRESDEILYMASETGDISSVGIVAARSTYPHPIAKLIAIENSSLYSLVALDRFGNLTAFRSGQNLESRASYQGEATPSAMTATSGALLLSTPAGIQELTRNNTNLGPRMIIPGAAITPILAESDPWLFAGAPQDGTIRIYQKDRGRWFSHSELASGLALKQIFAFGANSDEVTLIAVGEDGIVSYSLEPDDTFSLRSSIVSDGVISGADISGNLMATIYQNGKVAIYSFEVDQITFVGATQCVTRPRDVEITGDGFIAISHATGIQIFEFDQATNEFTEHQAPSAISTAFDLFYDQTSRELLFATGPTPVRYLDFSNPTDLGTVYLIPGTEGTDQIAYSENELYCLSVDWIRLYKRVDQSQTGRQNSTLRDVSVAPNPFNANTQMTIELNPNVNLPSRLDISFVNILGQTLYRKELTANSVTLTFPLPQLIGEEPAIASGVYFFVVRAAGEVITRKLVLLK; this is encoded by the coding sequence GTGAAAGATGCATCTGTGATTGTCGTTGTTATATTGCTGCTTCTGTTGCCAGGCACAATCTGCGCGACTGGAGCCGATCAATTTGTCTATCAGTCTTCGCACTCCTTTGATAAGGCGATAGATATTGCGACTTCGACTGACCGCATATTCGTGTTGTCCCCCGGAACGCTTTCTATTCTGGATGCAGCAACGCAGACGCCAACACTCGAACGAATTCAATCGATTACTATCAGCAAGGACTTGGTTCATGTCGCAGCATTCGGCGACATCGTGGTCCTCGCCTCAAGAAGAAACCTCATTGGAATCTACCAGTTGATCGAGAATGAATTTGTGCACCGAAGTGATTTTTCCTCACTGGACTCAATTGCAAATTTGGCTCTCGTCGAAGACCTACTATTTGTCGCGCAGGGGTATGGCGGTGTCAATGTCATTGATCTCTCGGACGTCGCTAATCCAGCGTTGCGCCAAACGCTGACCGAACCCGACTACGCACTTGATGTGGACATGGCGGGTGACTACTTGTTTGTCCTCGACGTGCTCAATGGCGTCACTGTGTTTTCAAAGTCTGGTGGTCAATTCCGTTACTTCGATGAAATACTATGCGAGACTCAACCGACAGATATTAGCGCCTTCAAGAACGGAGTGGCAATCGCGTTCGGCTCGCAACGATCGGAAGTGTGGTATTGCAGTGAGTCAAATGGCGCACTGCTTGAGCGTGTGATTGAAACAGACTATGAAGTCTCCCGAATTGCGGTCAATCGCGAATCAGATGAGATCCTATACATGGCATCCGAAACCGGGGACATCTCCTCTGTCGGCATTGTAGCGGCACGATCAACGTATCCACACCCGATTGCCAAACTCATAGCAATTGAGAACTCGTCCTTGTATTCGCTGGTCGCGCTCGACCGTTTTGGAAATTTGACTGCCTTCAGAAGCGGTCAGAATCTGGAATCCCGGGCATCTTATCAAGGTGAGGCAACTCCCAGCGCTATGACTGCCACCAGCGGCGCGCTCCTGCTTTCGACACCAGCGGGCATTCAGGAGCTGACACGAAACAACACCAACTTAGGCCCGAGAATGATCATACCGGGCGCAGCTATCACACCAATACTCGCTGAGTCAGATCCTTGGTTGTTTGCCGGTGCTCCGCAAGACGGAACAATCAGGATCTACCAGAAGGATCGGGGAAGATGGTTCTCACATTCCGAACTTGCATCGGGACTGGCACTGAAACAGATCTTCGCATTCGGCGCGAATTCGGATGAAGTCACTTTGATAGCCGTGGGAGAAGATGGAATCGTCTCCTACAGTCTGGAGCCAGATGATACGTTCTCTCTGAGAAGTTCAATCGTGTCAGACGGTGTGATCAGCGGTGCTGACATTAGCGGCAACCTCATGGCGACGATTTACCAAAATGGCAAGGTTGCGATATACTCGTTTGAAGTTGACCAAATCACGTTTGTAGGAGCGACGCAATGCGTAACACGACCGCGCGATGTCGAGATTACCGGCGACGGCTTTATCGCTATCTCCCACGCCACCGGCATCCAGATATTTGAGTTCGATCAAGCTACCAATGAATTCACCGAACATCAAGCTCCTTCGGCGATCTCTACGGCGTTCGATCTTTTCTACGATCAGACCTCGCGCGAGCTACTTTTTGCGACCGGACCGACTCCAGTGAGATATCTCGATTTCTCCAATCCCACCGACCTCGGAACGGTCTATTTGATTCCCGGCACCGAAGGAACAGACCAGATTGCCTATAGCGAAAACGAGCTCTACTGTCTCTCAGTCGATTGGATTCGACTTTATAAAAGAGTCGATCAGTCCCAGACTGGCAGGCAGAATTCAACCTTGCGCGATGTCAGCGTGGCGCCAAATCCCTTCAATGCAAACACTCAAATGACGATTGAATTGAACCCGAACGTCAATCTGCCTTCGAGACTCGATATCTCATTCGTCAATATCCTTGGTCAGACATTGTACCGAAAAGAACTGACCGCAAACTCGGTCACCTTGACATTTCCTCTGCCGCAACTAATTGGCGAAGAGCCGGCGATTGCCTCTGGAGTCTATTTCTTCGTTGTACGCGCCGCCGGTGAAGTCATTACGCGCAAGCTGGTGCTTCTCAAGTAG
- a CDS encoding 1-deoxy-D-xylulose-5-phosphate synthase: protein MTDFLKGISSPQDLKKLAPESLPGLAEEIREELLSILSQVGGHLGGNLGVVELSIALHYAYDSPTDRMVWDTGHQSYVHKILTGRRDQMLTIRQYGGLSGFAKTTESEHDIYGAGHASTSISAAFGMAVSRDLSKEKHNVIAIIGDGAMTGGMAFEALNNLGHSGRNMLVVLNDNSMSIDKNVGAMSEYLTGLLTDQTYNKIKDHIWELTGKIRKGSRIREVVGRIDEAVKGVLVPGIIFEKLGFRYFGPIDGHDVEGLVKILSQIKALHGPILLHVRTQKGKGYKPAEEDSCRLHGVSKFDKITGRSDKAAGIAYTKVFSKTMLELGKEHPDMVAITAAMPTGTGLLDFAHEFPERFFDVGIAEQHGGVFAAGLSREGKKPIFAVYSTFLQRAYDAVIHDIALQDFPVLLGLDRAGLAGNDGPTHHGAFDISYLRPIPGMVIIAPKDGTELRQSLHLAMKNFTAPIAIRWPRADIPEGELQLDRPDFEWGTWELVRKGKDTAILAVGTMVDQAMRAAELLSPRGIEAAIYNCRFVKPFDVTMLTEIANRFTSITTIEEGALIGGFGSGINDWLADNGRKQIRMLRLGIPDEFVEHGSRDELLKLLHLHPEGIADSIERIASIGSNGNPTVSIEATAATNRIAAVNIAAKGKP, encoded by the coding sequence ATGACCGACTTTCTAAAAGGCATTTCTTCCCCCCAGGATCTCAAGAAACTTGCTCCCGAGTCGTTGCCCGGTTTGGCAGAAGAGATCCGCGAAGAATTGCTGTCGATTCTTTCGCAGGTTGGCGGTCATTTGGGAGGCAATCTCGGTGTCGTTGAGCTGTCCATAGCATTGCATTATGCTTATGACAGTCCGACCGACAGAATGGTCTGGGATACCGGTCACCAAAGCTACGTACATAAAATACTCACCGGGCGGCGCGACCAAATGTTGACCATCCGCCAATACGGCGGACTTTCCGGTTTTGCCAAGACGACGGAATCCGAGCACGATATCTATGGCGCTGGCCATGCCTCGACTTCGATTAGCGCCGCCTTCGGTATGGCTGTTAGCCGCGACCTGTCAAAGGAGAAGCATAACGTTATCGCGATTATCGGCGATGGCGCAATGACAGGCGGAATGGCTTTTGAGGCACTCAACAACCTCGGCCATTCGGGACGCAATATGCTGGTCGTCCTTAACGACAATTCGATGTCGATTGACAAAAATGTCGGCGCTATGTCTGAATACCTGACCGGATTGCTGACTGACCAAACCTACAATAAGATTAAAGATCACATCTGGGAGTTGACCGGCAAAATTCGCAAAGGCTCTCGCATCCGCGAAGTCGTCGGCCGAATAGACGAAGCTGTCAAGGGCGTCCTCGTTCCCGGTATCATTTTCGAGAAGCTCGGATTCCGCTATTTTGGCCCGATTGACGGTCACGATGTTGAGGGCTTGGTCAAGATTCTCAGCCAAATCAAAGCGCTTCACGGCCCGATTCTCTTGCACGTGCGCACACAGAAGGGCAAGGGATACAAGCCTGCCGAAGAGGATTCCTGCCGGCTCCATGGTGTCAGCAAGTTTGACAAAATCACCGGTCGCTCCGATAAAGCCGCGGGGATTGCCTATACCAAAGTTTTCTCTAAAACCATGCTCGAACTCGGCAAAGAACATCCCGACATGGTGGCGATTACTGCCGCAATGCCGACCGGCACCGGTCTATTGGATTTTGCGCATGAATTTCCTGAACGCTTTTTCGATGTCGGAATCGCCGAACAGCATGGCGGTGTATTTGCTGCCGGCCTCTCGCGCGAAGGAAAGAAACCGATTTTTGCAGTCTATTCGACATTCTTGCAGCGCGCCTATGATGCCGTGATTCACGATATCGCACTGCAAGATTTCCCGGTATTGCTCGGACTCGACCGCGCCGGTTTGGCGGGCAATGACGGTCCGACCCATCATGGCGCCTTCGACATTTCCTATCTTAGACCGATTCCCGGTATGGTCATTATAGCACCGAAAGACGGAACGGAACTGCGGCAAAGCCTTCATTTGGCGATGAAAAACTTCACCGCGCCAATCGCAATTCGCTGGCCACGTGCGGATATCCCCGAGGGTGAACTTCAACTTGACCGCCCCGACTTCGAATGGGGAACTTGGGAGTTGGTGCGCAAGGGCAAAGACACGGCGATACTTGCAGTTGGCACAATGGTAGATCAGGCAATGCGCGCCGCCGAGTTGTTATCACCGCGCGGTATTGAAGCCGCGATCTACAATTGTCGATTCGTCAAACCGTTCGATGTGACAATGCTCACCGAGATTGCAAATAGATTTACCTCGATCACCACAATCGAAGAAGGCGCGTTGATTGGCGGATTTGGTTCCGGCATCAACGACTGGCTTGCCGACAATGGACGCAAACAGATCCGTATGCTTCGGCTCGGCATACCTGACGAATTCGTCGAGCACGGCAGCCGGGATGAACTTCTCAAGTTACTGCATTTGCATCCGGAAGGAATCGCCGATTCAATTGAGCGGATCGCCTCCATAGGCAGCAACGGAAATCCGACAGTTAGCATTGAAGCCACTGCGGCTACGAATAGGATCGCTGCCGTCAATATCGCGGCCAAAGGCAAGCCCTGA
- a CDS encoding LapA family protein, whose amino-acid sequence MWAIRMFLTIIFLIVAIAFFIYNANERVDVNILHTRYLDVPLMVVLLISFGAGMIASFLLAVTYFFRISSESSANKRLIKRLEAEITSLRNRQIDQIDSV is encoded by the coding sequence ATGTGGGCAATTAGGATGTTCTTGACTATCATCTTTCTGATAGTCGCCATTGCGTTCTTCATATACAATGCGAATGAACGAGTTGATGTCAACATTCTCCATACACGATATCTCGATGTGCCGCTCATGGTGGTGTTGTTGATTTCGTTCGGCGCGGGCATGATTGCCAGTTTCCTCTTGGCGGTAACGTACTTCTTCAGAATATCTTCAGAGTCATCCGCAAATAAGCGATTGATTAAACGCCTTGAAGCTGAAATCACTTCATTGCGCAACCGCCAGATTGACCAGATTGATTCGGTGTAG
- a CDS encoding tetratricopeptide repeat protein has protein sequence MFELSMYYYVGGVAIILLLMALLSYQIRRRRRAHEKDGSLYISALQSLLEGDQVAAFHKLKDVVAQDTRNIDAYLRLGRILADRGKARQAIQIHSDLLMRGELTALQKIAVNRHLIDDYIADGQHDKAIGLLKKEFERDHTNLHAGARLLDLLTKADKWEEAEDVAEKLYRRDSEKFKTRLAEVKIRLGDVMGERGKGRKARTLYKTGIHLDPTKFDVWVRVGDSYITEERVEDAVKAWMHLVEKSPDNAHLVFDRLRRSLFDMGQFNMISSVFENILERDPNNISAAMALAELYEKKGDRSQALDFYRQIINAHPNYAPAHIGLARIYREQGRTSEAFDILENLFFQQEAARQRQ, from the coding sequence ATGTTCGAATTAAGCATGTACTATTACGTCGGTGGAGTCGCTATCATCCTCCTATTGATGGCGCTGCTCTCTTACCAGATCCGTCGCCGTCGTCGCGCCCACGAAAAAGATGGCAGCCTCTACATTTCAGCACTGCAGTCACTTCTTGAAGGCGATCAGGTCGCTGCCTTCCACAAGCTGAAAGACGTAGTCGCGCAGGACACTCGCAACATCGACGCGTACCTGCGTCTCGGCCGTATTCTTGCCGATCGCGGCAAGGCGCGACAAGCAATCCAGATTCATTCAGACTTGCTTATGCGCGGGGAATTGACGGCGCTACAGAAGATCGCAGTTAACCGTCACCTAATCGACGACTACATCGCCGACGGCCAGCACGACAAAGCAATTGGTTTGCTTAAGAAAGAATTCGAACGCGACCACACAAACCTGCATGCCGGAGCCCGATTGCTTGACCTCTTGACCAAAGCAGACAAGTGGGAAGAGGCTGAAGATGTTGCCGAGAAACTCTATCGACGCGATTCCGAAAAATTCAAGACACGCCTCGCCGAGGTCAAAATCCGGCTTGGCGATGTCATGGGCGAGCGCGGCAAAGGTCGCAAAGCGCGCACTCTCTACAAGACCGGCATTCATCTTGACCCGACCAAGTTTGATGTCTGGGTTAGAGTCGGCGATTCATACATCACTGAAGAGCGCGTCGAAGATGCTGTCAAGGCTTGGATGCACTTGGTTGAGAAGAGCCCCGACAACGCGCACTTGGTGTTCGACCGTCTGCGTCGTTCGCTCTTCGATATGGGCCAGTTCAATATGATCAGCTCCGTGTTCGAGAATATTCTCGAACGCGATCCGAACAATATCAGCGCAGCAATGGCTTTGGCGGAACTCTACGAAAAGAAAGGCGACCGTTCGCAGGCGCTCGACTTCTACCGACAGATTATCAATGCCCACCCGAACTATGCTCCGGCGCATATCGGATTGGCGCGCATATACCGCGAGCAGGGAAGAACCAGTGAAGCCTTTGATATACTCGAAAACTTATTCTTCCAGCAAGAGGCCGCTCGCCAGCGCCAGTGA